In the Numida meleagris isolate 19003 breed g44 Domestic line chromosome 5, NumMel1.0, whole genome shotgun sequence genome, one interval contains:
- the FZD5 gene encoding frizzled-5: MPQDFSEVRSACPIWHKLKKSEADSRVEAGSEASLPGTWPGSSSSALRQCPEPALAVLRSGCRYMVLVPLHMQEPLHPLLEVHLWGKVHVSDRAPAPLLGDAAQIPGTAVGVGQLQEHLCTGIEGFSALFGSAKLSCGPVLARRLPPGSWAPPEGEREEGSRAVQGCRARPAGSGGRRARTGSEGLGSDGQERSAAPANFGKGLPVPLLLGLPLLLGLPAAGRAASKAPVCQEITVPMCKGIGYNLTYMPNQFNHDTQDEAGLEVHQFWPLVEIQCSPDLRFFLCSMYTPICLPDYTKPLPPCRSVCERAKAGCSPIMQQYGFAWPERMSCDSLPVLGDAEELCMGYNRTEATTLPPFFGKPTRPAKDAAKSQPSGRQHPPGTDCSRTCKCKAPLVPISKESHPLYNRIRTGQVPNCAMPCYQPYFTQDEKTFATFWIGLWSILCFLSTSTTVATFLIDMERFKYPERPIIFLSACYLFVSVGYIVRLVAGHASVACDPEHHHIHYETTGPALCTVVFLLLYFFGMASSIWWVILSLTWFLAAGMKWGNEAIASYAQYFHLAAWLIPSAKSITVLALSSVDGDPVAGVCYVGNQSLENLRGFVLAPLVVYLFTGSLFLLAGFVSLFRIRSVIKQGGTKTDKLEKLMIRIGIFTVLYTVPATIVIACYIYEQHNREAWEQAQNCSCPGDPHRPKPDYAVFMLKYFMCLVVGITSGVWIWSGKTLESWRRFTARCCWPRKPAGAAVYGEASPALVGRTVLPSMASYHKQVPLSHV; the protein is encoded by the exons atgCCGCAGGATTTTTCAGAAGTGCGGTCAGCTTGCCCTATTTGGCACAAACTG AAGAAGTCAGAAGCTGACTCTAGAGTGGAAGCGGGCAGTGAAGCCTCGCTGCCAGGAACCTGGCCAGGGAGCAGCTCCTCAGCCCTGCGGCAGTGCCCGGAGCCGGCACTGGCGGTTCTGCGCTCTGGCTGCAGATATATGGTGCTGGTGCCACTTCACATGCAG GAACCACTGCACCCCTTGCTGGAAGTGCACCTATGGGGAAAGGTACACGTGAGTGACCGTGCCCCTGCCCCTCTCCTTGGGGATGCAGCCCAGATCCCAGGCACAGCTGTCGGCGTGGGACAGCTTCAGGAGCACCTCTGCACGGGGATTGAAG GATTCAGCGCG TTGTTCGGCAGCGCCAAGCTGAGCTGCGGCCCGGTTCTTGCCCGTCGGCTGCCGCCGGGGAGTTGGGCTCCCCCGGAGGGGGAGCGGGAGGAAGGCAGCCGTGCCGTGCAGGGGTGCCGAGCACGCCCGGCAGGCAGCGGGGGTCGGCGTGCCCGCACCGGCTCCGAGGGACTCGGTTCGGACGGGCAAGAGCGCAGCGCGGCGCCCGCGAACTTCGGGAAG GGGCTGCCGGTcccgctgctgctggggctgccgctgctgctggggctgccggCGGCGGGGCGCGCCGCCTCCAAGGCGCCGGTGTGCCAGGAGATCACGGTGCCGATGTGCAAGGGCATCGGCTACAACCTCACCTACATGCCCAACCAGTTCAACCACGATACGCAGGACGAGGCCGGGCTGGAGGTGCACCAGTTCTGGCCGCTGGTGGAGATCCAGTGCTCCCCGGACCTGcgcttcttcctctgcagcatgTACACCCCCATCTGCCTGCCCGACTACACCAAGCCGCTGCCCCCCTGCCGCTCCGTCTGCGAGCGGGCCAAGGCGGGCTGCTCGCCCATCATGCAGCAGTATGGCTTTGCCTGGCCCGAGAGGATGAGCTGCGACAGCCTGCCCGTGCTGGGGGACGCCGAGGAGCTGTGCATGGGCTACAACCGCACGGAGGCCACCACCCTGCCGCCATTCTTCGGGAAGCCCACGCGCCCGGCCAAGGACGCAGCCAAAAGCCAGCCGAGCGGCAGGCAGCACCCTCCGGGCACCGACTGCAGCCGGACCTGCAAGTGCAAGGCGCCGCTGGTGCCCATCTCCAAGGAGTCCCACCCGCTGTACAACCGCATCCGGACCGGGCAGGTGCCCAACTGCGCCATGCCTTGCTACCAGCCCTACTTCACCCAGGACGAGAAGACCTTCGCCACCTTCTGGATCGGCCTCTGGTCCATCCTTTGCTTCCTGTCCACCTCCACCACCGTGGCTACCTTTCTCATTGACATGGAACGTTTCAAGTACCCTGAGCGCCCCATCATCTTCCTGTCTGCGTGCTACCTCTTCGTCTCCGTGGGCTACATTGTGCGGCTGGTAGCGGGACATGCCAGTGTGGCTTGCGACCCCGAACACCACCACATCCACTATGAGACCACGGGCCCCGCACTCTGCACCGtggtttttctgcttctctactTCTTCGGCATGGCCAGCTCCATCTGGTGGGTCATCCTGTCCCTCACCTGGTTCCTGGCAGCTGGCATGAAGTGGGGCAACGAGGCTATCGCGAGCTATGCGCAGTACTTCCACCTGGCTGCCTGGCTCATCCCTAGTGCTAAGTCCATCACTGTGCTGGCGCTCAGCTCCGTGGATGGGGACCCTGTGGCCGGGGTTTGCTACGTGGGCAACCAGAGCCTGGAGAATCTGCGGGGCTTTGTACTGGCGCCGCTGGTCGTGTATCTTTTCACTGGCAGTCTCTTCCTGCTGGCTGGCTTCGTCTCGCTGTTCCGCATCCGCAGTGTGATCAAGCAGGGCGGCACCAAGACTGACAAGCTGGAGAAGCTGATGATCCGCATCGGTATCTTCACCGTGCTCTACACCGTGCCCGCCACCATCGTCATTGCCTGCTACATCTATGAGCAGCACAACCGGGAGGCGTGGGAGCAGGCCCAGAACTGCTCCTGCCCAGGGGACCCCCACCGCCCCAAGCCCGACTACGCCGTCTTCATGCTCAAGTACTTCATGTGCCTCGTGGTGGGCATCACCTCTGGTGTCTGGATCTGGTCTGGCAAAACTCTCGAGTCGTGGCGGCGCTTCACGGCCCGCTGCTGCTGGCCAAGGAAGCCGGCGGGTGCCGCCGTGTACGGTGAGGCCAGCCCAGCACTGGTGGGCAGGACGGTGCTGCCCAGCATGGCCTCCTACCACAAGCAGGTCCCGCTGTCCCATGTGTGA